In Oncorhynchus tshawytscha isolate Ot180627B linkage group LG24, Otsh_v2.0, whole genome shotgun sequence, the genomic window acacacacacaaacactcccaggCTAATCGTGTCTCCCCTCCTTCCAGCCAACCACAAAAGGTTCAACCCCAGTTTGTCCTCTACCTTCAAGAATGCTGGGAAGAGCCTGTCCATCCGATACGGTACTGGCAGTATGACTGGCTTCGAGGGCTTCGACACCGTTGTGGTAAGGAACAGAATTCATCACAACAACATGAGGAGTGGAAACATTGTGTAGGTTTCAGTACTATCTCAAATATGATCCTCCTCTTCCTGGTCCTCTGTAGGTGGGTGGGATCCCTGTGAAGAACCAGATCTTTGGGCTGAGTCAATCGGAGGCTCCCTTCATGGCTCATATGAAGGCTGATGGTATCCTGGGTCTGGCTTACCCCCGCCTGGCTGCCTCTCAGGCCACACCAGTCTTTGACAACATGATGACCCAGCATCTCGTCAACCAGGACATGTTCTCTGTCTACCTGACTCGGTGAGTGGTCAGAGTGGAGGTCAACCAGGGCTATTtctgaaatggaaccctattgcctgtatagtgcactactgttgaccagagccacatGGCTCCCACAAACCATCATGGCTTGGAAATATGAACTGAcacaacttctctctctctctctctccctctctctctctctctctctctctctctctctctctctctctctctctctctctctctctctcctcctctctctctctctctctctctctctccccctctctctcccaacctccccttctctctcccctcacactccccctctctctctctctctctctctctcccaacctcccctctctctctcccctccccttctctcccctctctctccctctcgctctctgttgtcGTCCATCTCCAGTAACTCTGCGGTAGGTAGCATGGTGACCTTCGGAGGCGTTGACACCAACCACTACTCCGGCCAGATCGCATGGATCCCCCTGTCCTCTCAGATGTACTGGCAGATCACCGTCGACAGGTACTGTTGCAGTTCCAGTACGTTTTATAGGGTTATAAATGGTTATTAATGGGTTATATAATCCTATGTAACTGGTAGATGAAGTGGTTAAGTACAGATCTCAAGCAGCCATCTCTTCCTGATCCGTGTATATCTGTGTCCATTGCAGTGTGACTGTGAACGGCCAGATTGTGGCCTGTAACGGCGGCTGCCAGGCTATCGTGGACACCGGCACCTCTAATATTGTGGGACCTCAGGCCGACATCTCCAGCATGGCCCGTGCTGTGGGAGCCCACTCCGCCAACGGAGACGTAAGTCATGTGATATTGTTTTGGTGATGTGTCACAAAGAACCAGGCATAACGTTGTGTTAATGATGTGTTCCCATCACCACTACTGACATAACTCAACAAGAACCAGAAAAGAACTCACACAGTCTACCTCACAAAGCAAATGCTGTTTAATtcatcgtctctctctcctctcatacctctctctcctccctctatttgtctctctctctttttcagaaTGTGGTGAACtgtaacaacatcaacaacatgccaTCGATGGTCTTCCACATCCACGGACAGGCCTTCACTCTCCCAGCCTCCACCTACGTccgccaggtgtgtgtgtgtgtgtgtgtgtgtgtctgtggtagatCTTAGGTAGCCATGAAGTGATCGTAATGTTGTTttgacatgttctctctctctctgccacccatACAGTCCACCTACTATGGCTGCCGTACCGGTCTCCAGTCTAGTAGCTCCGACCTGTGGATTCTGGGTGACATCTTCATCCGACAGTACTATTCCATCTTCAGCAGAGCCCAGAACATGGTGGGTCTGGCCCTGGCTAGATAATCCAACACAGATCAACAATGGATCCCGTAACGCCATATGAACAACCAAATGAGGGTGTCTCTCCAGTGCAATCGTATCTATTCTAAAGCTAATTTGAGTAGTTTGTGATAGGAAGTGATACTGCTCTATGTCTAGAATTGTAATTAGTTCATTCAAAATAATAAAAAAGTTTTGTCATGATAAAGTGGTCTGATGGTCTTTTTTGGTTCATTCGTGCTATGATTATGAATAAAGTACGCACTGCATTATCAATCTGGAAACATAAAAACTATGTCTATGCATCTATTCACTTCCTTTCCTGTAGTGCCACCATGTGGCCAATCATGTGACTACTCTATGGCCCCAAACTCTGTGCCAAAACTGGCAGAGTTGGTTGGAGAGTTGGACTTGCTGTGTCAAGCAAAAGTAGGCAACCACTTCACTGAGCCAGCCAGTCCTTTGACAATGACAAGGCACATTGGATTATGGATGTTAATACTCTCAAGGACACGGTCGTcgtaaaatataaaaaaatgccGCTTTGCCCAAATCTCTGCTAAGTACCACTCTCCTGAGAGTGGTAATGATTTAAATATACACTAGAACAGTGGTTCCCCAACtctttatagtcccgtaccccttcaaacattcaacctccagctgcgtacctccTCCAGCACCAGGGTCAGAGCACTCTCAATGTTATAAAAATTAAATCATTTTTTAGGTGGTGGATCAgtttaatattgcggaaagaatattggctccatcaatgtaattgtctgcaccatttccaatcccccaaatatttttggggtaaatatatatatccatacacaaatgcatacatatacacatttataaatacacatacctatatcgacatacatacttttaaaaagaatatacctttattattattccccgcaaacaaTACCACCGATCCCCCCCCAATTGAAGTAAACTAATACACACTTCggcttttaccttcaatttatacaCCTTATACACcttttacagacacagtctattttacagtagttattttttgtttgttttcagtccttcctctatttctgatgtccatccagttagatttctatttgtaactgtgctatttgacaaaagttctgaacctgtagacattttacagaccccgtagGTTTTACATggtttatcttgttattagtcccactcttcagctccattcaacctctcccatctgtctctgaacatcatccattttggatttctatttgccatatatttttcaactgtgctgtgatgcttcacaaacggattgaacctttctattctcatagcttctacagattgtaaattataaatatatatttttgctaaaataattattatattattgatttattGACTATGGCTCATATATATAccattctattagttgcaagaattttgtattgtaatttaaattgaaaaattcgAAGTTTTgcatccggcgttgttttgcgtatcaattcataaaccatgtgccatggaatgggtacatggacaatctcttcccaactattttgcaattta contains:
- the LOC121840697 gene encoding pepsin A-like, whose protein sequence is MAGGYSLIVAIKQRRVRTVDRLYIRQHTHTSQITHPQASTGERVLQVTAEETRHHIMKWAIVLCAVVALSECIIQVPLIKGKSARESLEEQGLWNEYKGKFPFNPTRFDDQSLYVSNEQMTNDADLAYFGVISIGTPPQSFTVIFDTGSSNLWIPSVYCSSAACANHKRFNPSLSSTFKNAGKSLSIRYGTGSMTGFEGFDTVVVGGIPVKNQIFGLSQSEAPFMAHMKADGILGLAYPRLAASQATPVFDNMMTQHLVNQDMFSVYLTRNSAVGSMVTFGGVDTNHYSGQIAWIPLSSQMYWQITVDSVTVNGQIVACNGGCQAIVDTGTSNIVGPQADISSMARAVGAHSANGDNVVNCNNINNMPSMVFHIHGQAFTLPASTYVRQSTYYGCRTGLQSSSSDLWILGDIFIRQYYSIFSRAQNMVGLALAR